The DNA segment GCCTACTTTTATTACAGAATACCATTAACCAAGTAATTGAATTGTaagaatctatatatatatatatatatatatatatatatatatatatatatatatatatatattctgttgaTGCAGAAACCTTAGTACTAACAACTAAGTAATTGTTGTCATATTTATTTGGATATAGCTATGTGATTCAAGTATAAATTATTAGAAACCTGAAATTAGTGACACAAACAGAACGAATCCCAGCATCAGCTGCCGCTCGGCATGCCACAGGAACGACATCTGAGACCTGTGTTGAGTAACAATCACAACAAGAAAATCATGGACACAAAAGAATTCCTCCAATGATAAAATTTTCAGTGAAATATCGGTTCACTGCAGAAAGAAGCAAAAAGCATCCAACTATCATGTGAAAAAGAAAACTTGGAGTACCACTAGATCAGCTTTGATAGAATTCAGCCATTCCACTTCAGTTGCCAAAATGGAGGTTCGAGGTACCACAGCTGTCTGATGATACTGCCagataataaaagaaaagaaacaacagAAAAGAATGTACTGAATCAGATATCCAATTGTTGGATAAAACAAGAAGTACATTACCCAGAAAGTGACTAAGAATTCCCGCATACCTTTTCCAAGGAGGCAAGACGATCGACTGTCAAAGCATCAGCTTGCACAGCACCACAGTCCAACAAAACCTGCATGTCCACAACTTCCATCAGAACCTTGGTGAAAAATTTCGCCCAAAACTTTTTCAGTATCTAAAACGACCTTGCGTATATGGAGGTTCGGAGACTGTATCTCGGTGGTGAACACAAACTCTGGAGCACCTGTTACCACATGAACATCGTGGTCAGCAGCAATGAGATGCCGCACAACCTGCAAGACAAGATTTTCTCTTTTAGACATACATGGCCAAGACCCGGAGAAGAAACCTTCACAAGCAATCTTCGAGGCAGAACCCACCGAGATTTGTGGGGACCCAAGATTGTATAAATAATCTATAATCGCACCAAGTTACCAAACTACCCTCTCATTGGATTTACTTGTATTGGATTTAATCGAGAAGCTGGACTGCCTACCATTTCGATTGGAGAGCCAATCTTTTAGGCTGTATTATGAATCTTGACCGCTTACTATCGACGGAAATACAATTAGAAATCTCACTTTTTAGCCTATTATACTAAGCGAGCTATGTAAGAATCTACAACAATTCGGAATAAAggcgagagaggaagaagaagcagccGATCGTCGCACCTCGACAACTCGGGTGGCGTGACCGAACCCATGGCCGGTCACGTAATACGCGAAGACAAGGTGCTCAAGCGAAGCAGAGACCCCGCCATCTCCATCCCCGATCCTCATACCAGAACAAACACGACTAAACCCTAGAATTCTCCGATCAAAACCCTATAACGAGAAACGGGACACAGGATGGGCTTCGGGCGCTCTGCCGCTTCCCCAAGCTCCTTGGGGTGGCCTAGGCAACCGCGAAGAGCCAACAAGAACTGCACCGTCATGTTCGTCATCCTGATCGATGCCTTTACGTCACGGCACGAGCATCGAGGCGTCGCCGTCGGTTCCGGATTCGTGCAGATGGGACCACGGACCAAAAACCCGGAGGCAAAAGGGTTTAAAGCACTCGTGCGAATACGGCAGCGAAGGAAAGGAAACGGAGGCTTACGTCGACGACGCGGGTGGCGTGGCCGAAGCCATGGCCGGTGATGTAGTAGGCGAAGACGAGGCGGCCGCGGTGGCCATTGCCGATGCTTGGATTCTTCCCGAGCGCCATCGCTTGCAGCGGCAAGATAGCTGAACGGCGGAAGGAAGGGCAGGAGGCGCAAGTCGCTTTAACCGAAGGGCTATATATGTATCGCTCTCTGCTCCGcaagagatagagatagagacagAAGCTTGGGATTTTGCGAGGATAACACGGCAAAAGAATCTACAACAATCGCGTACAGTAAAATGGATACGATACACGACTTGTGTCCTCTTAAAATTGCTTTGTGATTAGGTTTTTCCGACGCGTCCATCCTGTAAATACATGAAAGTCGATAATAGAAGGATAAGTCCGTACACTCTTCCATCGAaaattaatcatgattaaatcaaataaattttttttttataggatccatgaaaaaaaaatattattttgttattcgaggttttaatatatcatttgttGAAAATGACTGgagattataataaaaaataaaggatAAGATAAACGTTACAAAAGCATTCCAATTCAATTGGGTTGTCCATTTTCCGCAGTGATGATGGACACGTGGATACAGCATGAATAGGAGGTGTAGTGGTGTGGTTGGGCTTGCTTCGTTCGCCTAACCTATACCATATTTCGGCGTccaattcggatggataagtgtgAAGctctaattatttaattatttaaaactaGTTAAATGTTCTTCGACCATGAGCAATATAAAGATAATATCCTTAACTTGATACACTACCATTTAGGTGATTCGCTTGCAAAAAGTTAAAAGATTCACAATTTTATCCGACTAAAATATTGATATGCTGATGGTGTACATACACTTGCAAAtgttaacgaatgaaacattgatATCTAATACTAATTATCACCGGTTATATCTTCCCACATCACTAATACTAATTATTTAATCTCTTCAAGTTTTATTATTAAATCTTTTCATCTTTTTTATGAGAACTATTCACAAAATGTGAGACATTTTGCACTGACCTATAAAGAAGATTATGGGCAATAGCTTGGTAGATCAAAATTAGTAAGCATATACAGTTAATTTGTAAGCATATACGTTTGCTCAAGTAATGTACCAGATTGAGCTGCTACTCAAAAGAAATCAAAACAGAATGACGATTTTCTGCATTCGACAAGACATGGTAGGAATGCAATCAAAAGGAAAATGATCGACTGCTCTCTTCCTTCAAACTGTTACGACATCAGACGACTGGGCGTGTGACGAAGGAACTTGGGAGCCAGACAGTGCTGCTGCCACTGCTGGATCACATCAACGTCGATTCCACTAACCGTTTGTTCTCTGTTTTCTTCGACTGCCATGGGTGCTGCTCCAGCTTCTTCAGCTTCCATTGGCTCCTGCGACGACTGGCTCCCGGATTGCGAGCCAGCGTACTCATAAGCATGGACGGTAGCCTGGGGCGGCACCCAGGGAACCAGAGCTAAGCAGTTATTGGACACTGGTATTTTGTCATCCATCTTAGCCATAGTTTGATCCTGCAGCTTGAAGACATGATCTGAAAAAAACAAACATGAAAATGCTACAACCAACATTTATTTGTTGTGAATAATGTGTTACATTCAATGCTGAAGATTCGATTTGAAAAGCATCGAAGAGAATTTCTGTTTCAACTGAGGTACTGAATAAAATATCAGAAAAGACAATAAAGGTTTCTACACAGTATTGACATGATGAGAACAGAGCAGATGGCAACTCAACTTGATAAAGTGTCTGATAGCACATCATcagtaagaaaaaaatattgtcataagagttctccaagagtaaTCTACGCTACACCAAAGTAAGAGACCAAATTAAATATAAGATATCCTACTCTTATATAGAGCCAAGAAATTGAACATCAACAAATTAAGGTTTTCAGAAGTACATACTTTTGATACCACGGATCAAATCCGAGCTCACTCTAAAAGAAACATTTGGTCCAACAGGTGACAAAAATGGTGTGGCCTCGGCGGAATCATAAACAAAAGCTCCCTTCTCATTTGGCAGGCATGCAGCTATACTATGAACTGTTACAGGTCTGATATCTGGCATCCCATAGGTGCTTGTGCTAATTTGTTCTATTGGCAGCTGTTGTTTAAATCTTGTCATAGCTGTTGCCTCATTCTCTTCTATCATAGGAAGCATATCGGCATCCTACAAACCCAGGACACAAAcatcacaaaaaagaaaaaagggccttgaaaaaaaaatcagcagCTAACACAAGACCTAGAGGAAAAGGGgaagggaaaagaaaaagaaaaaaaaaagaaagaaacccaACAATAAAATGAATGCTTATGACAAGGGCGACAACTGTTAAAAAACACCAGATCCTAGAAAACCTGATTCGATATCTGCTTTTGGTCAATGGATACCAATTTGTATATGACATTAAAAGGATGCTAAATTACCATATGCTCAGATACGTATACGAACTATATGTATGAAGGGGATGAATCATCAACAATAATTAatgaacaaaaacaaaacttctatGATATTTATTCAACAAGAATACTCTAAAGCAACTTTGAAAATAGACTGTGGAAAGAGAAAAAGTATACTCTACTTACAAAAATGAATCAAATAACATGCTCTATAATGTCACTACGAATTACTTTAACGCTTGAGATATATAAATATTAGGGTATCAAGATATCGATACAGATTACTATATGAAACCATATTATCCTCCGGATGGATAGGAAAATGGATTCCGTATCCAACCCAATTTCGTCCCCATCTATGATATTAATTCTTCTCTTTGGGCAAAAGGAAGGTACTCCAAGTCATACAATGTCATATCAGCAATACGAATAGTATAACTATCGGACACCCAGAAGAACGGTTACATCATCGATTAGTAGAGTCTCATATGAAAGAATACTGGGAGGCTACGGATCCTGATAGCTGTTAATAATTCACAACTCTATGACTTACGCGATCAAGCATTCAATCCAGTGAACCAAAAACCTAACTTTCAGAACGGGTCGCCGAAACTAATGCTAACCGGAGAGTAGATGTACACCACAGAAAGGTCTTCTTTTCGAATAGAATCAGAATCCAACAAGAAGTGCGTCTTACCAATCTCCTGATCTTCGTAGCCGGAGACGACAGCGAAAAGTACGAGAAATCGTCGTAAACCTCTTCAGGCTCTTTCCTCTTCGCCCTCCCCGTCGAGAAACCAGCCATCTCTGGCGAATCCCCACAACCCGACTCGAAAGATCACCAAAAAGCGAACGGAACCCTCGAACAAAATCGCACGGTTGCAAGGGTTTCGACCTCCTCAGGCTTTTCCCCTTTGCTCCTCTCCTATTGCGTGAGAGCTTCGTTGCCGAGAGGACGACACTAATTCCCTCGCTGCGGAACTCTCTAGAACATCATCGAAATAAACCGAACTTTCTTTTcagtttattattgttatttctcTATATTCTATCTTCTTTAACCGTTCGCAGAAAATACCATTAAAGTTACTGTAATACCCTTTCATCACAGCAACAACACTGTCGTAATTTTCATCAGGGATAAAAAGCTTGACGTCTCAACCGTCCGATTAGTTCTGATCCCTCCGAGCTTACTTTATTTATAATAATGAATCACTaattttatttagcataaattgATTATGTTGAAATGTGGTTGTACTCAATGAACCACATGACCTGACCAACCATTTTGTGGTTAGctattctattttattttataagtagaAACCCTTTTGGAATGAAAAGCTTGAGCTTTTTCTTGATTcaagattaaaaatatttttattttttatgtaaatACTAATATAGTTTCCTCCCTAAGATCAAGCATCAAAGGAAATCAATATGTTAGATATTCTACATAATCTAATACTAAAATAGAAacaaatcatatttttttattatatctatTGATATGATTATATGATCAAAATCACTTTCCTGCATAATAATTCTATAGAAGGATACTATTGTGTCGAGCAAGCAAGCATCACTCATTTCAAACATGGTGATATCAATGATTTTAGAAAGGGTACTAGGAAGCATCATTAATTTTAGATATGTCCAAATTATGATACAACATTTATTTTG comes from the Musa acuminata AAA Group cultivar baxijiao chromosome BXJ1-10, Cavendish_Baxijiao_AAA, whole genome shotgun sequence genome and includes:
- the LOC103969864 gene encoding uncharacterized protein LOC103969864 codes for the protein MAGFSTGRAKRKEPEEVYDDFSYFSLSSPATKIRRLDADMLPMIEENEATAMTRFKQQLPIEQISTSTYGMPDIRPVTVHSIAACLPNEKGAFVYDSAEATPFLSPVGPNVSFRVSSDLIRGIKNHVFKLQDQTMAKMDDKIPVSNNCLALVPWVPPQATVHAYEYAGSQSGSQSSQEPMEAEEAGAAPMAVEENREQTVSGIDVDVIQQWQQHCLAPKFLRHTPSRLMS